A stretch of DNA from Pseudopipra pipra isolate bDixPip1 chromosome 1, bDixPip1.hap1, whole genome shotgun sequence:
TCCCCTCCGCCCTGGAGCCGGGACACGCGGCGGGGGACGTGTGAGGCCTGGATCCCGGCTCCACCACAGGGACGGGTGGGCGGTGACGCCACTGAGGCGACCGCCCTGAGGACGTCCCCGTGGGGAGGTCTTCATGTGAACTGAGGTCTCAATGGACCCAAGCCCTCGGCCGAGCCCAGGAGGCTTGGTGGTGGCCGCGCTCACCGGAAGGAGATGGCGTAGGAGTTGGGCTCGCCGCGCTTGCGCACCAGGAAGGCTCCGTCGCGCGGCACCCGCATCAGCATGTGCTCGGCCTGCAGGCGCGTCAGGCTGGCGTGGTACCACCTGGCCGGGCAGAAGGCGGGCACGGGGGGCTGCCACCAGCGTCCCTGCGCCCCGGAGGGCGCCCAGTACCGGAGCGGGGGCTGAGGGAAGAGGGGGCTGGGTGGGGCTGCTCCTCACTCTTTGCTCTCGTGGGCGTTGGGCTGCGGGACGGGGTCGGTGAGGCGCATCTCGAACTCGTTGCAGCGCAGCGGCACCTCCCGGTAGTGGCAGATGAGGCTGTAGAGGCTGTCGAAGACCAGGTTGTCCGTCAGGTAGAACTTGGTGGCCCCGGCCTCCTGCCGCGAGTGGATCCGGCAGTGCTGCACCCGGCTGGACCTCCTGGCGCGGCGGGGGAAGAAAGGCAGGTCAAAAAAAGGTGGTGTTTCCCCCCCACTCCGGAAAAGCCATTCTGGCCACCAAACCGGGTGTCAACTGGAAGGTTATCCGGGCAGGACGGCCAGAGCGGCTCGGGAATGGCAGGATCCCGCCTCTCCAGAGCTCCTACCAGAAGGAGAGGGTGTAGTCGCCCACGAAGGTCTCGCTCTCGCGCACCAGGAAGGTGCCGTCCTTGCCGCCCGTCTCGGTGCAGTACTCGTGCAGCAGCTTCTCCGCGATCTGCCGCCCGTCCCGGCCCCCGCCCAGCTTCCCGTGGAACCACTTCTCCGTGAAGTGCAGCTCGTTGTTGTTGAACTCCTGCAGGGTCACCCCCACCCCGAAACAGGTTTTGTGCCACCCTCTGCCTCCCGCCTGCCCCCCGCGGAGTTCTCCCCTCGCCCCTCACGCACCTCCTtctgctccacctcctcctcatcctcgtTGAACTGGTAGCGGGAGGTCTCCTCCGAGTAGTAGATCTTGTTGCTCGTCAGGACGAAATAATGAGGGCTCCAGgtctggggaaggaggaagagtaTTCCCAGGGTGAGGAGAAGGATGGCGTGGAAGGACGGAGCTTTGACACGAGGTCTCTGCTCCCTCCCGCTCCCCAGGTCTAGGAGAGCCTATTCCATgcccaccccaaacccaaatGCTCCTCCCCGTCCGACAGgccctgctcagctcctccCTTACGTGGTCAATGGGGTCTTCGAGGTAGAGGATCCCGTTCTTGATGGAGTTGCTGATGTCGTTCTCCGAGTAGCTGGCGGTGGAGACCTCCTCGTACAGGTTCCCTTCGACCAGCTTCTTGTGCTGGGGAGCGCCCAGGGGGTGGGACACGGCGGCCACGGCACACCGAGCTCCCAACCCTCGGGATCAAACTCCCacaggtcccttcccaccactcCCCCCGTTCCCCTCGGCCACCTCTCGGTGCAGAACATCGGAGAGGTGTCTGGAGGGATATCACAGAGGGACGTCACTCTTGAATCCCAATATTTGGGAGAAtatccccaccccctcccagcccggCACCGCTCACATCCCTCCTGCCgagagggattttggggtgtaCCTTGATCAGGATCTTCTTCTTGAGCTGGGTGGGCGAGGGCAGCTCGTCGGCGTTGATGTCCACGGGCTTGGTGAGGAGCATGTCCCCGAAGACCTTCTTGAAGTGGGAGGCCATGTTCCGCTGCTGGACGATGCTGCAGTGGTCCTCGATGGACAGGATGATGGGGAACCTGCGGGAGGCGGGCGGGAATGGTGGGAATGGCAGGAatggtgggatttgggagccGTGGGAGGAGCCGGGGCTTACTCGGAGGTGACGAAGGCGTGTTCCTTGATGGTGTGCAGCACGTCCAGGAACTTGATCTTGGAGGTGAGTGTGTGGCCGTGGTAGATGATGGGGAGATCATCCGGGCCGTCCCAGCAGTCCACTGGGTGGGAAGACACCCTGGTTaacaccccagcactggggagcagggctgggatcccCCAAAGGACACGGAAGACCCCCCGTTCCAGTGCCGTGGGATGGGAGCAGGAAGTGGTCAAGGGCTgtggcaggaggtgctggggaggctCCAGCAttcctgggaagtgctggggtggaATTCCAGCATTCCTGTGAGGTGCTGGGGAGGCTCCAGCATCCCTGGAAGGTGCTGGGGTGGAATTTCAGCATCCCTGTGAAGTGTTGGGGGGGGAATTCCAGCCTCCCTGTAAGGTGCTGGAATGGAATTCCAGCATCCCTGTGAGGTGCTGGGGGGGGTTCCAGCATccctgggaagtgctggggtggaATTCCAGCATCCCTCTGAGGTGTTGGAGTGGAATTCCAGCATCCCTGTGAGGTGCTGGGGGGGTTCCAGCGTCCCTGTGAGGTGCTGGGGGGGGCTCCAGCAttcctgggaagtgctggggtggaATTCCAACATCCCTGTGAGGTGCTGGGGTGGAATTCCAGCATCCCTGTGAGGTGCTGGGGTGGAATTCCAGCATCCCTGTGAGGTGCTGGGGGAGGTTCCAGCATCCCTGGGAAGTACTGGGGTGGAATTCCAGCCTccctgggaagtgctggggacACTCACACTCGATGCAGCGGCAGCCCATCCGCAGGCACCGCGCGTACGCTTCCAGGGAGGACTCGCTGGAGAACTGATCCCCTGTCAGGTACCTGAGGACAGACAGGGAGTGGTTGGGGGGGTGGGACACTCCTGGATGTCACAGAATAAATCATGGGGGGTGGGACACTCCTGGATGTCACAGAATCAAtctttgaatcacagaatcagccggCTTGGAAAGCACCTCCAAGATtgtcaagtccaacccttgaccCAACCctgccgtggttcccagcccatggcactgatgccacatccagtctcaccttcaacacctccagggacggagaatccaccccctccctgggcagcccattccaatggctgattaccctctctggaaagaatttcttcctaatatccaacctaaaccttccctggcacagcttaagaccaagccctcttgtcctactgctggttcctgggagcagaacccgaccccccccccggctTAGGAGTCAGGGagtgcagagagtgagaaggtctcccctgagcctcctcctctccaggctgagcccctccagctccctcagcctctcctcatgggaattgtgctccagacccttccccagcctcgttgctcttctctgcacctgttccagcccctccatgtccttcctgaactgagggcccagagctggacacagcactccaggtgaggcctcacAGGGtcagaatcccttccctgctcctgctgccacactgttcctgatccaggccaggatccatcggccttcttgcccacctgggcacactctggctcctgttcagcttcctgtcaatccaaactcccaggtcccttcctgcctggctgtccCCTGAGGAAATCCCAGCCCGTCCTCACGTGTTGTGGGAGGAGGAGATCCAGTACTGGGACAGGGGGTGGTTCATCTCCTCGGGCACCACGCGCTCGTACTTGGCGTCCATCACCATGTTCTCCTTGGAGAAGAGGTACGTGAGGAACTGGGAAAGCAGGGGGTGGAAAGCAGAGAGGtcagagcctggcagggccacGGAGACACCCTCAGGTGGGTTCTGGGTGGGGGGTACCCACCTCATCCAGCTGGAAGGAGGGATCTGCCGCCTCGCTGGAGCTCTCCCGGAGGTAGGTGCACATGTATTCCCGCACCATGCCCACGTCGCTGGCCCAGGATTCCTGGGAGACAAACGTGGATGTCGTTACGGGGCCGGAGCATCCCATGGGAGGCCCCAAAACCACGAGGGTCTGGAAGAAATCCCACCTTCTGGTCGTGCAGCAGGAACTTCTGGAAGTCGTAGAGGGAGACCTGGCACAGCTCGGGGCGGTCCACGTTCCTGGGACACGGATCAGCCACCAGTGAGGAGCGGGAGAAGGAGTTGGGATAGATCCCATGGGAGAGGCAAGGCTGCCGGGGCCCACCTGCAGCTCTCAGCTCCCCTATTCCTGCCCCATTCCCACCAGGAGTGTGCAGCGTTGCCCAAGGATATGGGGAGGGCAGGGCGGAATGTCCCTACATCCCTGGCAGCTTCATCCACTCCATGGCTGTCCATCCTTGTTCCTATCCCTGCTCCCATCTTCACTCCCCTCATTCCCACTCCCACCTCGACTCCTCTGTCCGTTCTTCCCTCCTCTCATCCCTGCTCTCAGCCCCActtccatccctgctcccacacCCCTCATATTCCTGTTCCCATCTCCACTTCCACCTCTGCTCATcccttctcccatccctgctcccatcccctctccaATCCCCGCTCTCAtcccctctcccatccctgctcaGATCCTCACTCCCATTCCTGCTCTCAACCCCTCTCCTATCTCTGATCTCGCTCCCCTCCCATTCCCACTCCAATCTCCACTCCAACTCCACTCCCATCTCTTCtcatccctgctcccatccccgctcccattcccactcccatcctcattcccattcctgctcaTCTGCTCTATCCCTGCTCCCATCCtcactcccatcccagctcccatcccagctccctttccctctcccatcccagctcccatcccagctccctttcccaCTCCAATCGCCACTCCAACCCCACTCCCATCTCTTCtcatccctgctcccatccctgctcttGTTCCCACTCCCATCCCCGCTCTCATTCCCACTCCCATCCCCGCTCTCATTCCCACTCCCATCCCCGCTCTCATTCCCACTCCCATCCCCGCTCTCATTCCCACTCCCATCCCCGCTCTCATTCCCACTCCCATCCCCATTCCCGCTCATCTGCTCTATCCCTGTTCCCAttctcactcctatcccagctCCCATCCtcactcccatcccagctcccatccctgctccctttcccaCTCCAACTCCACTCCCATCTCTTCtcatccctgctcccatccctgctcttgttcccactcccatccccgctctcattcccactcccatccccgctctcattcccactcccatccctgctctcattcccactcccatccctgctctcaTTCCCACTCCCATCCCCATTCCCGCTCATCTGCTCTATCCCTGTTCCCATTCtcactcccatcccagctcccatccctgctccctttcccaCTCCAACTCCACTCCCATCTCTTCtcatccctgctcccatccctgctctcattccctctcccatccccattcccattcctgctcaTCTGCTCTATCCCTGTTCCCATCCtcactcccatcccagctcccatccctgctccctttccctctcccatccctgctTCTCCCTGGTCCTATCCCTCTTCCCATCCTGcttccatccctgctccctttccgtctccctttccctctcccatcctctctcccaccccctgctctgcccaatCCCTGCATTTCCCACTCTGTGGATCCCACCCTTGGAATCTTGGCCGGATGGGAGCCACGGCATTCCCAGGAACTCACCTCAGAGGGAAGGAGAGCTCCAGCTGCTCGATGACCTgcaaggaggggaggaggggacgAGGCTTAGCCGGGAGGGGACACATCACACGGGTTTGGGGGACACTTGGGAAGCAAATCCCTGGATCTTACCGACTTCTGGGCGTCAAACATCAGGTTTTTGTAGAACTGGATGAAGTGGGAGAAGGTCATTTCATTCCTGGCTTCCACTTCCTGGGGGAGACGGGGACGGAGGTGAGAGCGGGGCCACCCCACCGGACACAGGGACACCGGGGAGGCTCCAGccctcctggaaaagctggaaaaccaTCTTCCTCCCAGGTGGGGTGTTCAAGGGGATCCTTACCACGAGTTTATCCCGCAGGAATCTCATGTTGGGAACGCGGTAGTTCACCTGGGGCAGCATCGCCTTCAGGTCCTTCACGGTGATGCTGCCGGAGCGGGAGACGGAGTCGGGATGGAGAACCAACCCCTGGATGGGTCTCGGCTCCCAGCCTCGAGGTTCCCACCCCAAATCCTGGTGCCTGGCATGGGgatccccccctcctcctggcctGTGGATCCCTCCAGGCACAGGACCCGGAGAaattgtggatgtcccatcccgGGAAGTGCTGAAGGCCAggatggacagggcttggagcaacctggtctagtggaattCCATGACCTTTAGgtctcttcccacccaaaccattccatgactccatgACCACTGGTGGAAAAGCAATGGAAATCGGGATCCCTGTGGCCCTCACACCCAAATCTCTGATTTTCCGTGTCTCCAAGCATCCCAAAAAACCTGGTGCTCCCTTGTCCCACGTGGTGTTTGGCACGAGTGTGAGCAGAGGGCCAAGGAGAGGAAGCACATCCCAAAAACCAACTGGGCTCTCTAGGCCATCATCCCAGCTGGAGATGATGCCCATTCCCATCTCCATCATAATTTAAGTGCAAATTCCCttgatttggggttttccctGCCTTTGGAAGTTGTTTCTGGGCTGCATTAAcagtccagcccctcctgccactgGTGGAAAAGCAACGGAAATCGGGATCCCCGTGGCCCTCACACCCAAATCTCTGATTTTCCGTGTCTCCAAGCATCCCAAAAAACCCGGTGCTTGCTCCCTCGTCCCACGAAGCCACCAGATTTGGGATGCAACCGGGGGAATCTGGTCCTGTCCCGCCAAACCCACCGCTCACTTCCCAACTCGGGGCCGTGCCGGCGCTCACCTGCCTTCCCGCGCCCGGTCCATCCCGTCAAACTGCTTCCGGAGCCacctgggaaggaaggaagggacgGACACACAGCGCTCAGCGCCACGGAGGAGCAAATCCAGGGGGGGTTTTTGTCCCTCCGACAGGGAATTGGGATCTGCCGGCGCTTGCCCACCTCTCGATCTGCAGCGGGGTCTGGGCCCTCTGGGTATCAGCCACCAGCCAGTTGAGCCCCGTTATCCAGAGGTTGATGTCCTCCTCGcagaaagctggaaaaggagaaggagggatgggtgctgtgggatgccgggaaaggggtgggatccagggggagggatgtgggagcagggagggagcccAACGCACCGGCCACGCTGAGCGTCCGCAGCCGGAAGTCCATCCCGTAGAGGATGATGAAGCACATGGTGAAGTCCAACTTCCGAGCGTCCTCGGGGTAGCGCTCGAAATCGCGGGAATTCTTGCCCAGGCGGATCTCCTTGATCTCCCGGATGTCGACTGCGGGGAGAGAGGAACATGGAAGCGGCCCCTGACGCCGTGGATTCGTGTGAGGGACTCGCggaggctgcaggaggtgggactgccGGGATGGGACATTCCCAGGAATGTGGGATGGAATTGCGGGTGCTGTGGCCACGTGGAGACACGTCCCCGGCGCCCTCCAGGGATGTGTGATGGTGCCATGGGCATGGAGTGTCCTTCAGGGAATGGGGGGGTCTCCGTTGGGGTGGGATGGCATCATGGGTTCCATGGATGTGTGTCCTCCATGGATTTGTATCCCAGGatggggtgtccctgcctgcGTGACAGCACCACGGGTGCCATGGCTGTGTGTCCTCCAGGGATCTGTATCCCAGGATATCCCCAGGATGGGATGTCCCTTCCTGTGTGACAGCATCACAGGTGCCATGGCCGTGTGTCCTCCATGGATTTGTATCCCAGGATATCCCCAGGATGGGATATTCCTGCTTGGTGACAGCACCACGGGTGCCATGGCCGTGTGTTCTCCATGGATTTGTATCCCAGGATATCCCCAGGatggggtgtccctgcctgtgtgaCAGCACCATGGGTGCCATGGCTGTGTGTCCTCCATGGATTTTTATCCCAGAATGTCCTGGGATGGGGTGTCCCTCCTTGGGTGCCATGGCTGTGTGTCCTCCATGGATTTGTATCCCAGGATATCCCCAGGATGGAATGTCCCCGCTTGTGTGACAGCACCACGAGTGCCATGGATGTGTGTCCTCCAGGGATCTGTATCCCAGAATGTCCTGGGatggggtgtccctgcctgtgtgaCAGCACCACGGGTGCCATGGCTGTGTGTCCTCCAGGGATCTGTACCCCAGGATATCCCCAGGATGGGATGTCCCTGCCTGTGTGACAGCATCACAGGTGCCATGGCCGTGTGTCCTCCATGGATTTGTATCCCAGGATGTCCTGGGATGGGGTGTCCCTGCTTGGGTGCCATGGCTGTGTGTCCTCCATGGATTTGCATCCCAGGATATCCCCAGGatggggtgtccctgcctgtgtgaCAGCACCACGGGTGCCATGGCCGTGTGTCCTCCAGGGATCTGTATCCCAGGATATCCCCAGGATGGGATGTCCCTGCCTGTGTGACAGCACCACAGGTGCCATGGCCGTGTGTCCTCCATGGATTTGTATCCCAGGATATCCCCAGGATGGGATGTCCCTGCCTGTGTGACAGCACCACGGGTGCCATGGCCGTGTGTTCTCCATGGATTTGTATCCCAGGATATCCCCAGGATGGGATGTCCCTGCCTGTGTGACAGCACCACGGGTGCCATGGCCGTGTGTCCTCCAGGGATCTGTATCCCAGGATATCCCCAGGATGGGATGTCCCTGCCTGTGTGACAGCACCACAGGTGCCATGGCCGTGTGTCCTCCATGGATTTGTATCCCAGGATATCCCCAGGATGGGATATTCCTGCTTGGTGACAGCACCACGGGTGCCATGGCCGTGTGTTCTCCATGGATTTGTATCCCAGGATATCCCCAGGatggggtgtccctgcctgtgtgaCAGCACCATGGGTGCCATGGCTGTGTGTCCTCCATGGATTTTTATCCCAGAATGTCCTGGGATGGGGTGTCCCTCCTTGGGTGCCATGGCTGTGTGTCCTCCATGGATTTGCATCCCAGGATATCCCCAGGatggggtgtccctgcctgtgtgaCAGCACCACGGGTGCCATGGCCGTGTGTCCTCCAGGGATCTGTATCCCAGGATATCCCCAGGATGGGATGTCCCTGCCTGTGTGACAGCACCACAGGTGCCATGGCCGTGTGTCCTCCATGGATTTGTATCCCAGGATATCCCCAGGATGGGATATTCCTGCTTGGTGACAGCACCACGGGTGCCATGGCCGTGTGTTCTCCATGGATTTGTATCCCAGGATATCCCCAGGatggggtgtccctgcctgtgtgaCAGCACCATGGGTGCCATGGCTGTGTGTCCTCCATGGATTTTTATCCCAGAATGTCCTGGGATGGGGTGTCCCTCCTTGGGTGCCATGGCTGTGTGTCCTCCATGGATTTGTATCCCAGGATATCCCCAGGATGGAATGTCCCCGCTTGTGTGACAGCACCACGAGTGCCATGGATGTGTGTCCTCCAGGGATCTGTATCCCAGAATGTCCTGGGatggggtgtccctgcctgtgtgaCAGCACCACGGGTGCCATGGCTGTGTGTCCTCCAGGGATCTGTACCCCAGGATATCCCCAGGATGGGATGTCCCTGCCTGTGTGACAGCATCACAGGTGCCATGGCCGTGTGTCCTCCATGGATTTGTATCCCAGGATGTCCTGGGATGGGGTGTCCCTGCTTGGGTGCCATGGCTGTGTGTCCTCCATGGATTTGCATCCCAGGATATCCCCAGGatggggtgtccctgcctgtgtgaCAGCACCACGGGTGCCATGGCCGTGTGTCCTCCAGGGATCTGTATCCCAGGATATCCCCAGGATGGGATGTCCCTGCCTGTGTGACAGCACCACGGGTGCCATGGCCGTGTGTCCTCCATGGATTTGTATCCCAGGATATCCCCAGGATGGGATGT
This window harbors:
- the LOC135404572 gene encoding 1-phosphatidylinositol 4,5-bisphosphate phosphodiesterase gamma-1-like isoform X1; this encodes MSMARLGSVNGFLEDGRMEAGDMGRILRCLEMGTVLTLFYQKKSQRPERRTFQVKLETRQIIWSRTPEKVEGDIDIREIKEIRLGKNSRDFERYPEDARKLDFTMCFIILYGMDFRLRTLSVAAFCEEDINLWITGLNWLVADTQRAQTPLQIERWLRKQFDGMDRAREGSITVKDLKAMLPQVNYRVPNMRFLRDKLVEVEARNEMTFSHFIQFYKNLMFDAQKSVIEQLELSFPLRNVDRPELCQVSLYDFQKFLLHDQKESWASDVGMVREYMCTYLRESSSEAADPSFQLDEFLTYLFSKENMVMDAKYERVVPEEMNHPLSQYWISSSHNTYLTGDQFSSESSLEAYARCLRMGCRCIELDCWDGPDDLPIIYHGHTLTSKIKFLDVLHTIKEHAFVTSEFPIILSIEDHCSIVQQRNMASHFKKVFGDMLLTKPVDINADELPSPTQLKKKILIKHKKLVEGNLYEEVSTASYSENDISNSIKNGILYLEDPIDHTWSPHYFVLTSNKIYYSEETSRYQFNEDEEEVEQKEEFNNNELHFTEKWFHGKLGGGRDGRQIAEKLLHEYCTETGGKDGTFLVRESETFVGDYTLSFWRSSRVQHCRIHSRQEAGATKFYLTDNLVFDSLYSLICHYREVPLRCNEFEMRLTDPVPQPNAHESKEWYHASLTRLQAEHMLMRVPRDGAFLVRKRGEPNSYAISFRAEGKIKHCRIQQEGRLFMLGSSAEFESLVDLISYYEKHPLYRKMKLRYPINEETLEKMGTTELDYGALYEVRTPHFYVEANKMPMARCTVKALYDYKAQREDELSFCKQAIIHNVDKQDGGWWRGDYGGKKQLWFPANYVEEIVGTQAPEQDEASSENSPLGNFLKGFIDVPSCHVADVPRRPIPGRGRGHAGGAQRVGGQDPGGHAERGRPDAGGEDHGAAEEDRAGALGAGRLLPPGAVRRGQDRHGQGVLPGHVVLPGDQGGEIRQPQQGQEIPAVQPAPAEPDLSQGTAPGLLQLRPAAHVDLREPTRGPQLPDARQTDAAEPGALHARGPQRVRPAARHHEGRDLRPLRQEQPEDRGAHHSPAAGKWARTTLRWPPPRWGLVPSVLGRPGVGVTCFSRVGLVTLGGPSSPSFSSCSSHRSWAPGTCPRTGGASCAPSWRWRFAAPSTTTARTRQMS
- the LOC135404572 gene encoding 1-phosphatidylinositol 4,5-bisphosphate phosphodiesterase gamma-1-like isoform X2, with the translated sequence MSMARLGSVNGFLEDGRMEAGDMGRILRCLEMGTVLTLFYQKKSQRPERRTFQVKLETRQIIWSRTPEKVEGDIDIREIKEIRLGKNSRDFERYPEDARKLDFTMCFIILYGMDFRLRTLSVAAFCEEDINLWITGLNWLVADTQRAQTPLQIERWLRKQFDGMDRAREGSITVKDLKAMLPQVNYRVPNMRFLRDKLVEVEARNEMTFSHFIQFYKNLMFDAQKSVIEQLELSFPLRNVDRPELCQVSLYDFQKFLLHDQKESWASDVGMVREYMCTYLRESSSEAADPSFQLDEFLTYLFSKENMVMDAKYERVVPEEMNHPLSQYWISSSHNTYLTGDQFSSESSLEAYARCLRMGCRCIELDCWDGPDDLPIIYHGHTLTSKIKFLDVLHTIKEHAFVTSEFPIILSIEDHCSIVQQRNMASHFKKVFGDMLLTKPVDINADELPSPTQLKKKILIKHKKLVEGNLYEEVSTASYSENDISNSIKNGILYLEDPIDHTWSPHYFVLTSNKIYYSEETSRYQFNEDEEEVEQKEEFNNNELHFTEKWFHGKLGGGRDGRQIAEKLLHEYCTETGGKDGTFLVRESETFVGDYTLSFWRSSRVQHCRIHSRQEAGATKFYLTDNLVFDSLYSLICHYREVPLRCNEFEMRLTDPVPQPNAHESKEWYHASLTRLQAEHMLMRVPRDGAFLVRKRGEPNSYAISFRAEGKIKHCRIQQEGRLFMLGSSAEFESLVDLISYYEKHPLYRKMKLRYPINEETLEKMGTTELDYGALYEVRTPHFYVEANKMPMARCTVKALYDYKAQREDELSFCKQAIIHNVDKQDGGWWRGDYGGKKQLWFPANYVEEIVGTQAPEQDEASSENSPLGNFLKGFIDVPSCHVDVPRRPIPGRGRGHAGGAQRVGGQDPGGHAERGRPDAGGEDHGAAEEDRAGALGAGRLLPPGAVRRGQDRHGQGVLPGHVVLPGDQGGEIRQPQQGQEIPAVQPAPAEPDLSQGTAPGLLQLRPAAHVDLREPTRGPQLPDARQTDAAEPGALHARGPQRVRPAARHHEGRDLRPLRQEQPEDRGAHHSPAAGKWARTTLRWPPPRWGLVPSVLGRPGVGVTCFSRVGLVTLGGPSSPSFSSCSSHRSWAPGTCPRTGGASCAPSWRWRFAAPSTTTARTRQMS